Proteins encoded together in one Oceanobacillus iheyensis HTE831 window:
- a CDS encoding HD domain-containing protein, producing MERVTLEQIFVHPITKKYLQRSGIAHAVAVAEYAYIFSKRFAVNPDLATKAALLHDIGHYTWYRNGEWDYDLYKENDIHAIKGSSRAHKLLIRNGEERHAAKEIAIAILLHTDSYLPEGELQLNSLQQVVAMADEADEEYGGNHHYKEIDPEIALKRIRALDKQIDEALTKADTSSKHA from the coding sequence ATGGAAAGAGTTACTTTAGAACAAATATTTGTTCACCCAATCACAAAGAAGTATTTACAGCGTTCTGGGATTGCCCATGCAGTGGCGGTGGCGGAATATGCGTATATTTTTTCTAAGCGATTTGCTGTAAATCCAGATCTTGCTACAAAAGCAGCGCTCTTACACGATATCGGTCACTATACATGGTATCGTAATGGCGAATGGGATTATGATCTCTATAAAGAAAATGATATTCATGCGATTAAAGGTTCAAGTCGTGCTCATAAACTTTTAATTCGAAATGGTGAAGAGCGACATGCAGCTAAAGAAATAGCTATTGCTATTTTACTTCATACCGACTCTTATCTGCCAGAAGGGGAGTTGCAATTAAATTCACTTCAACAAGTTGTAGCAATGGCAGACGAAGCTGATGAAGAGTATGGTGGTAATCATCATTATAAAGAAATTGATCCCGAAATAGCACTAAAAAGAATTCGAGCACTAGATAAACAAATTGATGAGGCTTTAACTAAAGCAGATACCTCTTCTAAGCATGCATAA
- a CDS encoding D-alanyl-D-alanine carboxypeptidase family protein, producing MQRLLWLLLIGVLLLFISACQSNDDNHSSSQETLENPTNDEDVTANQNNKELPETPLQKLDQGEEVDALQYFLEQLGYNFSEQGNYNEQVTWAITDFQLQQEDLLVSGVYNEDTKQKIEEVIQSENSYKPGEGLPAPTEPAFTDAGTEIISNPYDQLALVNKEFSLPADYIPDDLVIPNVPFPFTEDIPKKYMRQAAADALEELFADALEENLELYAQSGYRSYDRQDNIFAANAAENGEKHANTFSARPGESEHQTGLAMDVTSPEVNFNLVTEFGETKEGKWVKENAANYGFIIRFPEGKEDITKYQFEPWHLRYVGHKAAEEIMNQDITLEEYLEK from the coding sequence ATGCAACGTTTGCTTTGGTTGTTATTGATCGGTGTACTACTACTTTTCATAAGCGCATGCCAATCTAATGATGATAACCATTCATCTTCACAAGAAACTTTAGAAAACCCAACAAATGATGAGGATGTAACAGCTAATCAAAATAATAAAGAGTTACCAGAAACCCCTTTACAAAAGCTAGATCAAGGAGAAGAGGTAGATGCTCTTCAGTATTTTCTTGAACAGTTAGGGTACAACTTTTCTGAACAAGGTAACTATAACGAACAGGTGACTTGGGCAATAACTGATTTTCAACTACAACAAGAGGATTTACTCGTTTCTGGGGTCTATAATGAGGATACCAAACAAAAAATAGAGGAAGTTATCCAATCCGAAAATTCGTATAAACCAGGTGAAGGTCTACCAGCACCGACAGAACCTGCATTTACAGATGCGGGTACGGAAATCATTTCAAACCCATACGATCAACTAGCTCTTGTAAATAAAGAATTTTCATTGCCTGCAGACTATATTCCAGATGATTTAGTTATACCTAATGTTCCTTTCCCATTCACGGAGGACATTCCAAAAAAATATATGCGCCAAGCTGCCGCTGATGCATTAGAAGAATTGTTTGCAGATGCGCTAGAAGAAAATTTAGAGCTTTACGCACAATCTGGATACCGATCATACGACCGCCAAGATAACATTTTTGCAGCAAATGCCGCTGAAAATGGTGAAAAGCATGCAAACACATTTAGTGCTCGACCTGGAGAGAGTGAACATCAAACCGGACTGGCTATGGATGTAACAAGTCCAGAAGTTAACTTTAATCTAGTAACGGAGTTTGGTGAAACAAAAGAAGGAAAATGGGTAAAAGAAAATGCCGCAAATTATGGTTTTATCATTCGATTCCCAGAAGGTAAAGAAGATATTACTAAATATCAATTTGAACCTTGGCATTTACGTTATGTAGGACATAAAGCAGCAGAAGAAATCATGAATCAAGACATTACGTTAGAAGAATACCTGGAGAAATAA
- the pepT gene encoding peptidase T, whose product MQKQLINRLITYAKIDTQSDGDSSTTPSTPGQWDLIHYLKDELKEIGMEEIEVDEYGYLMATLPANSKNDIPTIGFLAHVDTATDFTGKNVNPQIIDYNGGDIVLNETLQVVLSTKEFPELSSYKGHTLITTDGTTLLGADNKAGIAEIMTAMQYLIQHPEIEHGTIRVAFTPDEEIGRGPHKFDVSRFNAKYAYTIDGGPLGELQYESFNAAAAKVTFTGNSVHPGTAKNKMVNSGKIAAEFISKFPEQEAPEHTEGYEGFYHLISIEGDVETTKVYYIIRDHDRNKFENRKDTLRQFATDIQHKYGENAIHVEMEDQYYNMREKIEPVKDIVDIASEAMKQLDIEPIIQPVRGGTDGSQLSYMGLPTPNIFTGGENFHGKYEYVSVQNMEKSTKTIIGIAKLFAEKS is encoded by the coding sequence ATGCAAAAACAACTTATCAATCGATTAATTACATATGCAAAAATAGACACACAATCTGACGGAGATTCAAGTACTACTCCATCAACACCTGGCCAGTGGGATTTAATTCACTATCTTAAAGATGAACTAAAAGAAATTGGCATGGAAGAAATCGAAGTCGATGAATATGGATATCTCATGGCTACATTACCAGCAAATTCGAAAAATGATATTCCGACGATCGGTTTTCTTGCCCACGTAGATACTGCTACGGATTTTACTGGTAAGAACGTTAATCCGCAAATCATTGATTATAACGGCGGGGATATCGTATTAAATGAAACGCTTCAAGTTGTGCTATCAACTAAGGAATTTCCAGAGCTTTCTTCCTATAAAGGACATACATTAATTACTACTGATGGTACGACACTTTTAGGAGCTGACAATAAAGCGGGCATTGCTGAAATTATGACAGCTATGCAGTATCTCATCCAACATCCAGAAATAGAGCATGGTACTATTCGTGTTGCTTTTACACCAGATGAAGAAATTGGACGTGGTCCGCATAAATTTGATGTATCCCGTTTTAACGCTAAATACGCATATACGATCGACGGTGGTCCTTTAGGAGAACTTCAATATGAAAGTTTTAATGCTGCAGCCGCAAAAGTCACCTTCACTGGGAACAGTGTTCACCCAGGTACTGCAAAGAATAAGATGGTCAATTCAGGAAAGATTGCTGCTGAATTTATCTCGAAATTTCCAGAACAGGAAGCTCCCGAGCATACAGAGGGATATGAAGGGTTTTATCATTTAATATCTATCGAAGGTGACGTAGAAACAACCAAAGTTTATTACATTATTCGCGATCATGATCGTAATAAGTTTGAAAATCGAAAAGATACGTTACGACAATTCGCTACTGATATACAACATAAATATGGAGAAAATGCTATTCACGTAGAAATGGAAGATCAGTATTACAATATGCGCGAGAAAATAGAGCCGGTTAAAGATATTGTCGATATAGCTAGTGAGGCTATGAAACAATTAGATATCGAACCTATTATTCAACCAGTACGTGGAGGAACAGACGGATCCCAACTCTCTTATATGGGATTACCAACTCCAAATATCTTTACCGGTGGAGAGAATTTCCACGGAAAATATGAGTATGTATCTGTTCAAAATATGGAAAAATCTACGAAAACGATTATTGGTATTGCTAAATTATTTGCTGAGAAATCATAA
- a CDS encoding sulfurtransferase — MKNLISVQRLMRRFSQNQIVIVDVRFDLQDPDAGRKAYLKEHIPGAIYMDLNKDLSGKAGKHGGNHPLPDWELFANKLGQIGITNETIVVVYDQGNDMFAPRFWWLMDYVGHDKVYILEGGLDQWKEEGGVVTTEIPSLTPVTYHPRMKQNRTVDMKEVRDKITNGNTVLIDSRSYPRYLGDEEPLYRRAGHIPGAVNYFWKDVLTSDGTRWKDKEQLENLFANLSKDDEIIVSCGSGVSACPNILALEAAGFHNVKLYPGSFSDWISYDENDVKVGEETT, encoded by the coding sequence ATGAAAAATTTAATTAGTGTACAGCGTTTGATGCGTAGATTTTCGCAAAATCAGATTGTAATTGTGGATGTACGATTTGATTTACAAGATCCCGATGCTGGAAGAAAAGCGTATTTGAAAGAGCATATACCTGGTGCAATTTATATGGATTTAAATAAGGATTTATCTGGGAAGGCGGGTAAACATGGAGGTAACCATCCTTTGCCAGATTGGGAATTATTTGCGAATAAGCTAGGCCAGATAGGGATAACCAATGAAACGATCGTTGTCGTTTATGATCAAGGAAATGACATGTTTGCGCCTCGATTTTGGTGGTTAATGGATTATGTAGGTCATGATAAAGTTTATATTCTAGAAGGAGGATTGGACCAATGGAAAGAAGAAGGTGGTGTGGTAACAACAGAAATACCTTCTTTAACTCCAGTCACTTATCATCCTCGAATGAAACAAAATCGTACCGTTGATATGAAGGAAGTGCGCGATAAAATTACTAATGGCAACACGGTATTAATCGATTCTCGTTCCTATCCAAGATATCTGGGAGACGAAGAGCCGTTATATCGAAGAGCAGGACATATTCCAGGAGCAGTCAATTATTTTTGGAAAGATGTACTTACGAGTGATGGTACAAGGTGGAAAGATAAAGAGCAGTTAGAAAATTTGTTTGCTAATCTTTCAAAAGATGATGAGATTATTGTTTCTTGTGGCTCAGGTGTTTCTGCTTGTCCAAACATACTTGCGTTAGAGGCAGCAGGGTTTCACAATGTGAAATTGTATCCTGGTAGTTTTAGTGATTGGATATCATATGATGAAAACGATGTGAAAGTAGGAGAGGAGACCACGTAA
- a CDS encoding DNA-3-methyladenine glycosylase I, with translation MLKRCGWVTDESIYISYHDEEWGVPVYTDDRYLFEMLSLEGAQAGLSWITILKRRENYREAFDHFYPEIVATYSDEKIETLLSNEGIIRNRKKVSSVINNAHRCMEVAKEFGSFHNYIWSFVDGQPIMNTWENDKEIPAYTDLSKKMSKDMKKRGFRFVGPTICYSFMQATGMVNDHTKQCFLYHGNQENKD, from the coding sequence ATGTTAAAACGGTGTGGCTGGGTTACTGACGAATCCATCTATATTTCTTATCATGATGAAGAATGGGGAGTTCCTGTTTATACGGATGACAGGTATCTATTTGAAATGTTGTCGTTAGAAGGAGCTCAAGCAGGGTTAAGTTGGATTACGATTCTAAAAAGACGAGAGAATTATAGAGAAGCATTTGACCATTTTTATCCGGAAATTGTGGCAACCTATTCGGATGAAAAAATAGAAACATTACTATCAAATGAAGGTATTATTCGAAATAGAAAAAAGGTAAGTTCGGTGATTAATAATGCCCATAGATGCATGGAAGTCGCTAAGGAATTTGGTTCTTTTCATAACTATATTTGGAGTTTTGTGGATGGACAACCAATTATGAATACGTGGGAAAACGATAAGGAAATTCCTGCTTATACGGACCTTTCCAAAAAGATGAGTAAAGATATGAAAAAAAGAGGTTTTCGCTTTGTAGGTCCAACTATCTGTTATTCATTTATGCAAGCAACTGGAATGGTGAATGACCATACAAAGCAATGTTTCTTATACCATGGTAATCAAGAAAATAAAGATTAA
- a CDS encoding methyl-accepting chemotaxis protein, with protein MKFLKNKKMKSRNTETTKSKRTFNFLNIKKKDNKGKPKHRFSINFKAFNNLSIGKKYLLSFLVVIFFTFSAWFFVNQEVKQSKEDAEAVYTYSEQVNKLNQLSLAIQGKDVQIADYLLTSNNLYVDRFNEYKTQVDQLIVEVEDFLTTEDEFFKISQLKRSDDTINSTFEEKVIPSIENNDNIMANTLRETTYRFRTSNVDIVNEFISEREEAQAEASEAAETSMDSVSSTLTMANLFTIAIGIIIFSIVSVQISRNLKQVVQITSKVADGDLTAKGMEYNGKDEIGQLSASVNQMKDNMKAILTKVSSASTSVLERSDHLTQAATEVKEGNSQVAATMEELSAGAETQANGASDLSGKMSEFVEVVNKSRENGDAITSTTEKMLEQTNQGTALMQNSMKQMHRIDEIVKVSVDKVKGLDHQSRDISNLISVIKDISEQTNLLALNAAIEAARAGEHGRGFAVVADEVRKLSEQVSNSVGEITTIVSNIQDGTKEVVSSLNNGYKEVQEGTSQIESTGNNFKTIQHGVNDMVHKIEYITTDLLNIVENSTNMNQLIEEIASTSEESAAGVEQASAAAQQTSSSMEEVAGSANSLAELAIDLNNQLKVFKLK; from the coding sequence ATGAAATTTCTAAAGAACAAAAAGATGAAATCTAGAAATACAGAAACTACCAAAAGTAAAAGAACATTTAATTTCTTAAACATAAAAAAGAAAGATAATAAAGGAAAACCAAAGCACCGGTTCTCCATTAATTTTAAAGCCTTTAATAATTTAAGTATTGGTAAAAAATATTTATTATCATTCTTAGTTGTTATCTTCTTTACTTTCAGTGCCTGGTTTTTTGTGAACCAAGAAGTGAAACAATCTAAGGAAGACGCTGAAGCAGTGTATACATATAGCGAACAAGTAAATAAGCTAAATCAACTATCACTAGCAATTCAAGGTAAAGATGTCCAAATTGCAGACTATTTACTTACGAGTAATAATTTATATGTTGATCGATTTAATGAGTATAAAACTCAAGTAGATCAATTAATAGTAGAAGTGGAAGATTTTTTAACGACGGAAGATGAATTCTTTAAAATAAGTCAATTAAAACGATCTGATGATACGATTAATAGTACTTTTGAAGAAAAGGTCATTCCATCCATAGAAAACAATGATAATATAATGGCGAATACACTAAGAGAAACAACCTATCGTTTCCGTACAAGTAATGTTGACATTGTTAACGAATTCATATCAGAAAGAGAGGAAGCTCAAGCAGAAGCTTCAGAAGCTGCAGAAACTAGTATGGATAGTGTTTCCTCGACACTTACAATGGCTAACCTTTTTACCATTGCCATAGGGATAATTATTTTTAGTATAGTTAGTGTGCAAATTTCTAGAAATCTGAAACAAGTTGTACAAATCACCTCCAAAGTTGCAGATGGTGACCTAACAGCAAAAGGAATGGAATATAACGGAAAAGATGAAATTGGTCAATTAAGTGCATCCGTTAACCAAATGAAAGACAATATGAAAGCGATCCTAACGAAGGTTTCTTCAGCAAGTACTTCCGTATTAGAACGTAGCGATCATCTTACCCAAGCTGCAACGGAAGTGAAAGAAGGGAATTCACAAGTAGCTGCGACGATGGAAGAATTATCAGCTGGAGCAGAGACACAGGCAAATGGCGCTTCAGACCTGTCTGGTAAGATGTCAGAATTTGTAGAGGTAGTTAACAAGTCTCGTGAAAACGGAGATGCGATTACTAGTACCACCGAAAAGATGTTAGAACAAACCAACCAGGGAACCGCTTTAATGCAAAATTCAATGAAGCAGATGCACCGAATTGATGAAATTGTGAAAGTTTCTGTAGATAAGGTTAAAGGTTTAGATCATCAATCAAGAGATATATCGAATCTGATATCCGTTATTAAAGATATCTCTGAACAAACGAACTTATTAGCATTAAATGCTGCCATAGAAGCTGCAAGAGCTGGCGAGCATGGACGGGGATTTGCTGTTGTAGCAGATGAAGTCAGAAAACTTTCTGAACAAGTATCAAATTCTGTAGGAGAAATCACCACTATTGTTTCTAATATCCAAGACGGAACAAAAGAAGTTGTTAGTTCCCTTAATAACGGCTACAAGGAAGTTCAAGAAGGAACAAGTCAAATCGAATCAACTGGGAACAACTTTAAAACAATTCAACATGGTGTTAATGACATGGTGCATAAAATTGAATATATTACGACAGATCTATTAAATATCGTTGAAAATAGTACTAATATGAATCAACTTATCGAAGAAATTGCCTCAACTTCAGAAGAATCAGCTGCTGGTGTGGAACAAGCATCTGCTGCTGCTCAGCAAACTTCTAGTTCAATGGAAGAGGTTGCAGGCAGTGCCAACAGTCTTGCAGAACTCGCAATTGATTTAAACAATCAATTAAAAGTATTTAAACTTAAATAA
- a CDS encoding aldo/keto reductase has translation MEYVTLNNGLKMPQLGFGVWKVPNEEVVSPVEHALKVGYRSIDTAKVYGNEVGVGEAISNSGIPREQLFITTKVWNSDHGYDNTLKAFDESLERLGLDYVDLYLIHWPTPEFDQYVETYKALETLYKDGKVKAIGVCNFDIEYLERILNECEIVPVLNQVECHPYLQQKELRDFCEKHNIYLESYSPLMNGKEVLQSEELQNLAERKGKTVAQTILRWHLQSGMIVIPKSVTPNRIEENLDVFDFELTDTEMQEINELDRNLRSGAVPSEMNVR, from the coding sequence ATGGAATATGTTACTTTAAATAATGGCTTAAAAATGCCTCAATTAGGTTTTGGAGTTTGGAAAGTTCCAAATGAAGAAGTCGTTTCACCAGTAGAACATGCATTAAAAGTAGGTTATCGTTCAATAGATACAGCAAAAGTATATGGAAATGAAGTAGGGGTAGGAGAAGCTATCTCTAATAGCGGTATACCGCGTGAGCAATTGTTTATAACTACCAAAGTGTGGAATAGTGATCATGGGTATGATAATACATTAAAAGCGTTCGATGAAAGTTTAGAAAGGTTAGGTTTAGACTACGTAGATCTTTACTTAATCCATTGGCCAACTCCAGAATTTGACCAATATGTAGAAACTTATAAAGCTTTAGAAACATTATATAAAGACGGTAAAGTTAAAGCAATTGGTGTTTGTAATTTTGATATTGAGTATTTAGAAAGAATACTTAATGAATGTGAAATAGTACCGGTACTTAATCAAGTAGAATGTCATCCTTATCTACAACAAAAAGAACTTCGGGATTTTTGTGAGAAACACAATATCTACCTAGAGTCGTATAGCCCTCTAATGAATGGTAAAGAGGTACTTCAAAGTGAAGAACTACAAAACTTAGCAGAAAGAAAAGGTAAAACTGTTGCTCAAACAATTCTACGTTGGCATCTGCAATCAGGAATGATAGTTATTCCTAAGTCAGTGACACCTAACCGTATCGAAGAAAATCTAGATGTATTTGATTTTGAACTTACGGATACTGAAATGCAGGAGATTAACGAATTGGATAGGAATTTAAGAAGCGGTGCAGTACCAAGTGAAATGAATGTAAGATAA
- a CDS encoding HD domain-containing protein: protein MLKEKAKTFATKAHQGQTRKNSDEAYITHPIRVAQRLELEGCSDALVCAAYLHDVVEDTPVTIDDIQYEFGKEIARLVAAHTEDKSKSWKERKQHTIKSIQNSPKEVKYLIIADKLDNLIELEKEYALLGDSIWANFNAGYDQQKWYNQSIVKYMYCGLNQSEIPVYFTEYAKAVERVFSQK from the coding sequence ATGTTAAAAGAGAAGGCAAAAACCTTTGCAACAAAGGCACATCAAGGGCAAACCAGAAAAAATTCGGACGAAGCATATATCACACATCCAATTCGTGTTGCTCAAAGGCTTGAGCTAGAAGGCTGTTCGGATGCACTGGTATGTGCAGCTTATCTTCATGACGTTGTTGAAGATACTCCTGTTACAATCGATGACATCCAATATGAGTTCGGAAAGGAAATTGCTCGACTTGTTGCTGCTCATACAGAAGATAAATCCAAATCTTGGAAAGAACGCAAACAACATACAATAAAAAGCATCCAAAACTCCCCTAAGGAAGTAAAATATTTAATTATCGCCGATAAATTAGACAACTTAATTGAACTTGAAAAAGAATACGCTTTATTGGGAGATAGTATCTGGGCAAATTTTAATGCAGGTTACGATCAACAAAAGTGGTATAATCAATCGATCGTAAAATATATGTACTGCGGTTTAAACCAATCAGAAATACCAGTTTATTTTACTGAATATGCAAAAGCAGTAGAACGTGTTTTTTCTCAAAAATAA